From the genome of bacterium, one region includes:
- a CDS encoding SAM-dependent DNA methyltransferase: METQVVSKKRVADHGEVLTGRREVNAMLDLVKQETERIESRFLEPACGTGNFLTEILERKLRVVELRYGKSQLEYERNAVLAVSSIYGIDILEDNALECRKRLFDIFDQKYTGIFKDAAKNECRSAVKYILERNIIRGDALTLKTVGDNPQPIVFSEWSPVNGSMLKRRDFTFHGLLDHAAMTELPLFSDLGDDVFIPTPLKEYPLTHFLEVADAEQS; the protein is encoded by the coding sequence ATGGAAACACAGGTTGTCTCAAAGAAGAGAGTCGCCGATCATGGCGAGGTGTTGACCGGTAGGCGGGAGGTCAACGCCATGCTTGATCTGGTGAAACAGGAAACGGAGAGGATCGAATCCCGGTTCCTTGAACCTGCCTGCGGCACGGGGAATTTCCTGACGGAAATACTGGAGCGGAAACTGCGCGTCGTTGAATTACGGTACGGCAAGAGTCAACTGGAGTATGAACGGAACGCGGTTCTCGCCGTGTCATCGATCTATGGCATTGATATTCTGGAGGATAACGCTTTGGAGTGCCGGAAGCGGCTTTTTGACATCTTCGATCAGAAATACACCGGCATTTTCAAGGATGCGGCAAAAAACGAATGTCGGAGTGCCGTCAAATACATCCTTGAGCGCAACATCATCCGGGGCGATGCTCTTACGCTCAAGACGGTGGGCGACAACCCGCAACCGATTGTGTTTTCCGAGTGGTCCCCGGTCAATGGCAGCATGCTCAAGCGGCGGGATTTTACCTTTCATGGATTGCTCGATCATGCGGCAATGACAGAACTGCCGCTCTTTTCCGATCTCGGGGATGATGTCTTTATTCCTACTCCCCTGAAAGAGTATCCGCTAACGCACTTTCTGGAGGTTGCCGATGCTGAGCAGTCATAA